ATTAGTTCTTGAATCTCAGATGCTAGTAAGCTCAGGATTAAGTAAATAAAAGTTATGCCAATTAGAATATCAAAAAAAGCAGGTAGGCTTAAGCTCATGGTTTTTATCCAATTGTTGTGTAAGTGGGTATAAGGCTAATTGAGATAAGCCAGAAAGAGGCGCGAGCGCGTCTTGCGTGTTTGGGAAAGCGATCGCACACTTCCTGAGTGCTTTTACTCAGGGAATAGGTCAGAAAACTCTTCTTCAGTGGGTTCTTTTTTGGGAACTTCGTTCCGTTCGTGACGCAACTCTGAAATCGCTTCGTAAACTTTCTGACGAGCGCGATTAATTCCGCCTAGTGGCTTATGTTCGGGCAGAGAATGCCACGGAGTGTAGGACAGATGCTCGCAAAATCTCATCTGTTCATCAGAGTCAAAAGACTGATCTGGAATCTCGATAGTGGCAACCTTATGAAAAGGCGACTTCCACTCGATAGTTGGATCTTCGATTGGCATCCGCTCAGCGTCAGTTTGGAACTGAACTAAAAAATCAAAAGAAGCTTGCTTTTTCTGCATCTTCAAATGCTCGACCATCGCTTCCCGCAGATAGTTCGGAGACTTAGAGGCTGACCTACCCAACTGGTTTTTAGAAGAGGGTTTTACGGCAAACTTGATTGCTTGTGAACCGAGTTTGTATGGAGTCGTACTCCAATATTCAATCTCAAGCGGACTAACAACCTTATGACTTTGAATTGCTCTGGCAGTCATAAACTCATGCAAGCGCCATTTAAACGGATTGAAGCCGGGAAAGAAAAACTTTAATGGTGGCTTGCCTTGCGACTGTTCAACAGCTTTAAAGAACTCTGCAAAGTCTATAGCGTTCCGAATAAAGAAGACCGGGTGGTTGATCGTTACAAAATCCTGAGTCTTCTCTTGCTCTT
This window of the Coleofasciculus sp. FACHB-T130 genome carries:
- a CDS encoding catalase family protein; this encodes MKLAGNFADTLQGKAIDEIVRISKERLREQPLVPRGQHAKHHGCVRGEFTVEANLPEEMRFGVFKEPGKRFTACIRFSNASGDIEQPDTKDDARGMAIKVFVSDEEQEKTQDFVTINHPVFFIRNAIDFAEFFKAVEQSQGKPPLKFFFPGFNPFKWRLHEFMTARAIQSHKVVSPLEIEYWSTTPYKLGSQAIKFAVKPSSKNQLGRSASKSPNYLREAMVEHLKMQKKQASFDFLVQFQTDAERMPIEDPTIEWKSPFHKVATIEIPDQSFDSDEQMRFCEHLSYTPWHSLPEHKPLGGINRARQKVYEAISELRHERNEVPKKEPTEEEFSDLFPE